In Erpetoichthys calabaricus chromosome 15, fErpCal1.3, whole genome shotgun sequence, one DNA window encodes the following:
- the mgme1 gene encoding mitochondrial genome maintenance exonuclease 1, which translates to MKICQLINKTLHDRLWRPSGGLPVQISVSAASFSGSCSWNSRKKNLSQYEMVNQEEYSLLVRSVVSSKLCPQTPTSLAEEDGQLYGPIVKSKHVKGKLSGRVLRNAFPLMSHSKVFNHSPEPSLVTPLKIGLHKDPSKLEMVSVTRILQETMPENQAFYLQRWRKKMIDELGENGFENYTRSMFRQGKLFHAALEEIFMPTESQEADEEEVQISGYIESVQHVLKDIGHAYAIESAVQHHSLNYVGLVDCVAEYRGNLCVIDWKTSEKQKPSLRNTFDSPLQVAAYMGAINNDDKYGFTVENGLIVIAYKDGSPAHPHYMNTEVSREHWTKWLFRLEEYMDKKDKIIVKS; encoded by the exons ATGAAAATTtgtcaattaataaataagacaTTGCATGACAGATTGTGGAGACCTTCTGGAGGACTTCCAGTTCAAATATCAGTCTCAGCTGCCAGTTTCTCAGGGTCATGCTCGTGGAATTCTAGAAAGAAGAACTTGAGTCAGTATGAAATGGTCAACCAGGAAGAATATTCCTTGTTGGTTCGTTCCGTGGTATCCTCAAAACTCTGCCCCCAAACACCAACAAGCTTAGCTGAGGAAGATGGACAGCTTTATGGACCTATTGTTAAATCAAAGCACGTTAAGGGCAAACTCAGTGGCAGAGTTCTTAGAAATGCTTTTCCTTTGATGAGCCACAGTAAAGTATTTAACCATTCCCCTGAGCCTTCactggtcactcctttaaagattgGTTTGCATAAAGATCCAAGTAAATTGGAAATGGTTAGTGTGACTCGAATCTTGCAGGAGACAATGCCAGAGAATCAAGCTTTTTATTTACAgcggtggagaaaaaaaatgattgatgaatTAGGGGAAAATGGCTTTGAAAACTACACTAGAA GTATGTTTAGACAAGGAAAACTGTTTCATGCTGCCTTAGAAGAGATCTTTATGCCCACTGAGTCTCAAGAAGCAGATGAAGAAGAAGTGCAGATATCTGGATACATTGAGAGTGTACAGCATGTCTTAAAAGACATTGGTCACGCGTATGCAATTGAAAGTGCAGTGCAGCATCATTCTCTCAATTATGTTGGCTTGGTGGACTGTGTAGCTGAATATCG TGGTAATTTATGTGTAATTGACTGgaaaacatctgaaaaacaaaagCCTTCCCTACGCAACACTTTTGACAGCCCACTGCAAGTTGCTGCGTATATGGGTGCCATtaataatgatgataaatatGGATTTACG GTAGAAAATGGTCTGATTGTGATTGCATACAAAGATGGTTCACCAGCACACCCACACTACATGAACACAGAAGTCTCCAGGGAGCATTGGACCAAGTGGCTCTTTCGTTTAGAggaatatatggacaaaaaagacaaaataatagtaaaaagctGA
- the LOC114665961 gene encoding transcription factor Ovo-like 2: protein MPRAFLVKRRKPSGSAKPLEEPPSTPSAGSLGGTEDSAKDKQRLTRLIPNWDKIKTPKHCFSRKDESPADTPCLRPEVKLTKTRVEIQLTADSSTLNDLYKCVLCNKVLRNQRMLNRHIKSHSQYKKHMCTFCGKGFNDTFDLKRHTRTHTGVRPYKCEICSKAFTQRCSLEAHLRKIHGAALHFAYKQRRDKLYICEECGYATHSQEVLHLHLQDNHPSSTFLRKASKKMEMTLQKKQGEDQSENSTADEGSR, encoded by the exons ATGCCCAGAGCGTTTCTGGTGAAGCGAAGAAAACCTTCAGGTTCAGCAAAGCCCTTGGAAGAGCCGCCGAGCACTCCATCTGCAG GTTCATTAGGTGGCACAGAAGATTCAGCCAAAGATAAGCAACGCTTGACCAGACTCATACCTAACTGggataaaataaaaactccaaaGCATTGCTTTTCCAGAAAAGATGAGTCACCAGCTGATACGCCGTGTCTGAGGCCTGAAGTAAAACTCACCAAAACCAGGGTGGAAATCCAG CTCACCGCAGACTCCAGCACTTTAAATGACCTTTACAAATGTGTTTTATGCAACAAAGTGCTCCGAAACCAGCGGATGCTGAACCGTCACATCAAGTCTCACAGCCAGTACAAGAAACACATGTGCACCTTCTGTGGCAAAGGGTTTAATGACACTTTTGACTTAAAGAGGCACACCAGGACTCACACAG GTGTCCGTCCTTACAAGTGTGAGATCTGTTCCAAGGCGTTTACTCAGCGATGCTCATTGGAGGCGCACCTTCGCAAGATCCATGGGGCAGCTCTTCACTTTGCCTACAAGCAACGGAGAGACAAACTATACATCTGTGAAGAATGCGGCTATGCCACCCATAGCCAAGAGGTCCTCCATCTTCATCTTCAAGACAATCACCCCAGCAGCACATTTCTGAGAAAAGCTtcgaaaaaaatggaaatgacacTACAAAAGAAACAAGGAGAGGACCAATCTGAAAACAGTACTGCCGATGAAGGAAGTCGTTAG